The Spirochaetota bacterium nucleotide sequence TATCTTTTTCTAGTGGTTGAAAATTTTTGTATGCATAATATTGAGGAAGTTGGTTTATTTCATCAGGGAAAAATACAATTAATATATACTCTGGTTTAAATTTTGTAATTAAACCATAAATAATTTCTTTAGAAATATTTTCTAATTTTTGCTCTGAAGCGATTATTAAACCAATTTCTAGTAAAGATTTTAAATCAGTAATCTTATTGTTTAACTTTTCAATAACAGCATTATCACTTATTTCTTCTTTTTTTTCCATATATATTTAATTAAAATAATTTATTTTATACAATATTTTGAATACTCTTCAAATAAATGCCATTTTATATGTTTTATGTAATCTTTATTTAATTCAATAAAAATGGATTTTTTATCTTTTCTATATCTTAATTCAATAATATTGTTTTTCAAATTTTTTTCGGAAATTATAAGTTGGAAAGTTGTACCTATCAAATCTGCATCAGAAAATTTTACTCCCGGAGATTCATCTCTATCATCATATAGAACATCAATACCGTTTTTTTTAAGATCTTTATAAATATTTTCGACAAATTCATTATTATTTTTAAGTAAAGATATAAAATGAATCTCAAATGGAGAAACTGTTATTGGCCAAATGAGTCCATAATCGTCATGTGATTCTTCTGCTATTGCAGCCATTAACCTTCCAATACCTATTCCATAAGAACACATTTCTGGGATTATTGCTTTCCCATCTTTATCTAAAACTTTAATATCATAAGATTTGGTGTATTTATCCCCTAATTGAAATATATTACCAATTTCAATACCTCTTTTTATTGAAAGTTTACTTTTACATTCGGGGCAGTTTAAATTTTCATTAACTTCATAGAGATCTGCAATTTCATATTTTTCAATATGATCTCCTAAATTAAAATTTAAAATATGATAATCTTTTTTATTTGCTCCTACAACGAAATTTTTTATGCTTAGTATTGATTTATCTAATATTACTCTAATATTATTATTGCTATTATCAATGTTTTTAATTGAAGAAAATCCAGGAACACAACCTATACTTTTGATTTCTTCATCAGTTGCAAATCTTATATTTTTTGTTTTTAAATAATTTTTTAATTTTGTTTCATTTAAATTTAAATCCCCTCTAATAGTAATGAAGATAATTTTTTTATTATCTTCATCATAGTAGAAAAGAGCTTTTCCTGTTTTGTGTAAAGGAATATTCAAAAATTTTGCTACATCTTCGATTGTTGATTTATTTGGAGTATATACTTCTTCCTCTTTTTTTAATTCTTCTTT carries:
- a CDS encoding proline--tRNA ligase — its product is MLLSKIFGNRLKEAPKDAQIISHILLYRAGFIRQNASGIYSIMPLGFKVTNKIINIIREEMNKIDGQEVLLPSINPKEMWEKTGRYQSIGPELFRFKDRNEKDMVLAMTHEEAVSFLAKTELFSYKQIPFMIYQFQLKYRDEPRPRGGLIRVREFTMKDAYSFHIDKEELNKYYYEVHRAYENVFTRVGLKNFISVRSDVGMMGGKLAHEFMLLSENGEDTLIICDKCGYKANREIAQAFFPEEKEELKKEEEVYTPNKSTIEDVAKFLNIPLHKTGKALFYYDEDNKKIIFITIRGDLNLNETKLKNYLKTKNIRFATDEEIKSIGCVPGFSSIKNIDNSNNNIRVILDKSILSIKNFVVGANKKDYHILNFNLGDHIEKYEIADLYEVNENLNCPECKSKLSIKRGIEIGNIFQLGDKYTKSYDIKVLDKDGKAIIPEMCSYGIGIGRLMAAIAEESHDDYGLIWPITVSPFEIHFISLLKNNNEFVENIYKDLKKNGIDVLYDDRDESPGVKFSDADLIGTTFQLIISEKNLKNNIIELRYRKDKKSIFIELNKDYIKHIKWHLFEEYSKYCIK